Proteins from a genomic interval of Kitasatospora kifunensis:
- the rpmG gene encoding 50S ribosomal protein L33: MAATDVRPKITLACVECKERNYITKKNRRNDPDRLEMKKHCPRCNSHTAHRETR, translated from the coding sequence GTGGCTGCCACCGATGTCCGCCCGAAGATCACGCTGGCCTGCGTGGAGTGCAAGGAGCGGAACTACATCACCAAGAAGAACCGGCGTAACGACCCGGACCGTCTTGAGATGAAGAAGCACTGCCCTCGCTGCAACTCCCACACCGCACACCGCGAGACCCGCTGA
- the nusG gene encoding transcription termination/antitermination protein NusG yields MSESPLYDADETVSEADVAAELDAAEAADAEADFSEPAEYSDDDEQATDGEQSADVAGDDEAAADEVEAADEVEAADEAEVDEVEAADEAEAVELVEEPAEEIDPVAKFREELRTLPGEWYVIHTYAGYENRVKQNLEQRAVSLNVEDYIFQAEVPQEEVVQIKNGDRKTIRQNKLPGYVLVRIDLTAESWGVVRNTPGVTGFVGNAYDPYPLTLDEVVKMLAPDVERAAAKEAGKPSPVRPAEIQVLDFEVGDSVTVTDGPFATLQATINEINPDSKKVKGLVEIFGRETPVELSFDQIQKN; encoded by the coding sequence GTGTCTGAGTCCCCTCTGTACGACGCCGACGAGACCGTCAGCGAGGCGGATGTCGCCGCCGAGCTGGACGCGGCTGAGGCTGCTGACGCCGAGGCCGACTTCTCCGAGCCCGCCGAGTACTCGGACGACGACGAGCAGGCCACCGACGGCGAGCAGAGTGCCGACGTGGCCGGTGACGACGAGGCCGCCGCCGACGAGGTCGAGGCAGCCGACGAGGTCGAGGCGGCCGATGAGGCCGAGGTGGACGAGGTCGAGGCAGCCGACGAGGCCGAGGCCGTCGAGCTGGTCGAGGAGCCGGCCGAGGAGATCGACCCGGTCGCCAAGTTCCGCGAGGAGCTGCGCACCCTGCCCGGCGAGTGGTACGTGATCCACACCTACGCCGGCTACGAGAACCGGGTCAAGCAGAACCTGGAGCAGCGCGCCGTCTCGCTCAACGTCGAGGACTACATCTTCCAGGCCGAGGTGCCGCAGGAGGAGGTCGTCCAGATCAAGAACGGCGACCGCAAGACGATCCGGCAGAACAAGCTCCCCGGCTACGTGCTGGTCCGCATCGACCTGACCGCCGAGTCCTGGGGCGTGGTGCGCAACACCCCCGGCGTCACCGGCTTCGTGGGCAACGCCTACGACCCGTACCCGCTGACCCTGGACGAGGTCGTCAAGATGCTCGCCCCCGACGTCGAGCGCGCCGCCGCGAAGGAGGCCGGCAAGCCCTCGCCGGTCCGCCCGGCCGAGATCCAGGTGCTCGACTTCGAGGTGGGCGACTCGGTCACCGTCACCGACGGTCCGTTCGCCACCCTGCAGGCGACCATCAACGAGATCAACCCGGACTCGAAGAAGGTCAAGGGCCTGGTCGAGATCTTCGGCCGGGAGACCCCGGTCGAGCTGTCGTTCGACCAGATCCAGAAGAACTGA
- a CDS encoding UDP-N-acetylmuramate dehydrogenase: MERVHVTENAPLAPLTTLRLGGPARRLVTARTDAEVIAAVQAADGAGEPLLVIGGGSNLVIGDAGFEGTVLRIATTGFRLAGTALELAAGEVWAEAVARTVEAGLAGIEFLAGIPGSAGATPVQNVGAYGQEVAQTITEVVAYDRRERETVTLPAADCAFSYRQSRFKADPERYVVLRVRFALEAADGACSPIQYAEVAKTLGVSAGERVPLRTAFETVLALRAGKGMVLDPADHDTWSAGSFFTNPLLTPDQYQAFQRCLAERELAAPAWPAPDGQTKTSAAWLIDKAGFGKGYGSGPATLSTKHTLALTNRGRATTEDLLSLAREIRDGVHAAFGVRLVNEPVMVGVEL, encoded by the coding sequence GTGGAGCGCGTGCACGTGACCGAGAACGCCCCCCTCGCCCCGCTGACCACCCTGCGGCTCGGCGGCCCCGCCCGCCGGCTGGTGACCGCCCGCACCGATGCCGAGGTGATCGCCGCCGTCCAGGCCGCCGACGGGGCCGGCGAGCCGCTGCTGGTGATCGGCGGCGGCAGCAACCTGGTGATCGGCGACGCGGGCTTCGAGGGCACCGTGCTGCGGATCGCCACCACCGGCTTCCGGCTCGCGGGCACCGCGCTGGAGCTGGCGGCCGGCGAGGTCTGGGCCGAGGCGGTGGCCCGCACGGTCGAGGCGGGCCTGGCGGGCATCGAGTTCCTGGCGGGCATCCCCGGCTCGGCCGGTGCCACGCCCGTGCAGAACGTCGGCGCCTACGGCCAGGAGGTCGCGCAGACCATCACCGAGGTCGTCGCCTACGACCGCAGGGAGCGCGAGACGGTCACCCTGCCCGCCGCCGACTGCGCCTTCAGCTACCGGCAGAGCCGCTTCAAGGCCGACCCCGAGCGCTACGTGGTGCTGCGCGTCCGCTTCGCCCTGGAGGCCGCCGACGGCGCCTGCAGCCCGATCCAGTACGCCGAGGTGGCCAAGACCCTGGGCGTGTCGGCGGGCGAGCGGGTGCCGCTGCGCACCGCTTTCGAGACGGTGCTCGCGCTGCGCGCGGGCAAGGGCATGGTGCTCGACCCGGCGGACCACGACACCTGGTCCGCGGGCTCCTTCTTCACCAACCCGCTGCTGACGCCGGATCAGTACCAGGCCTTCCAGCGCTGCCTGGCCGAGCGCGAACTCGCCGCCCCCGCCTGGCCCGCGCCCGACGGCCAGACCAAGACCTCGGCGGCCTGGCTGATCGACAAGGCCGGCTTCGGCAAGGGCTACGGCAGCGGCCCCGCCACCCTGTCCACCAAGCACACCCTGGCCCTGACCAACCGCGGCCGGGCCACCACCGAGGACCTGCTCTCGCTGGCCCGCGAGATCCGCGACGGCGTGCACGCGGCCTTCGGGGTGCGGCTGGTCAACGAGCCGGTGATGGTCGGCGTCGAGCTCTGA
- the rplJ gene encoding 50S ribosomal protein L10 — protein MARPDKAAAVAEIADKFRSSNAAVLTEYRGLTVKQVKTLRRSLGANAQYAVVKNTLTKIAANEAGITELDDQFTGPTAVAFVTGDPVESAKALRDFAKENPALIIKGGVLDGKALSADEIKKLADLESREVLLAKLAGAMKAKPSQAAALFQALPSKLVRTVDALREKKAEQGGAGTPAPAEDAAAE, from the coding sequence ATGGCAAGGCCCGACAAGGCTGCTGCCGTCGCGGAGATCGCGGACAAGTTCCGTTCCTCCAACGCGGCCGTGCTGACCGAGTACCGCGGTCTGACGGTGAAGCAGGTCAAGACCCTGCGTCGCTCGCTGGGTGCCAACGCCCAGTACGCCGTGGTGAAGAACACGCTGACCAAGATTGCGGCCAACGAGGCCGGGATCACTGAGCTCGACGACCAGTTCACCGGTCCGACGGCTGTTGCCTTCGTCACCGGTGACCCGGTGGAGTCGGCGAAGGCTCTGCGTGACTTCGCCAAGGAGAACCCCGCTCTCATCATCAAGGGCGGTGTCCTTGACGGTAAGGCGCTGTCCGCCGATGAGATCAAGAAGCTCGCGGACCTCGAGTCCCGCGAGGTTCTGCTCGCCAAGCTGGCGGGTGCCATGAAGGCCAAGCCCTCCCAGGCTGCTGCGCTCTTCCAGGCCCTGCCCTCGAAGCTCGTCCGCACCGTGGACGCGCTTCGCGAGAAGAAGGCCGAGCAGGGCGGTGCCGGTACGCCGGCTCCCGCCGAGGACGCCGCCGCCGAGTAA
- the rplA gene encoding 50S ribosomal protein L1, with translation MKRSKALKAADLKVDRDRLYAPLEAIRLARETSTSKFDATVEVAMRLGVDPRKADQMVRSTVNLPHGTGKTARVLVFATGERAAAAEAAGADIVGSDELIDEVAKGRLDFDAVVATPDLMGKVGRLGRVLGPRGLMPNPKTGTVTPDVAKAVTDIKGGKIEFRVDKHSNLHFIIGKASFTDEQLVENYAAALDEVLRAKPSAAKGRYIKKTAISTTIGPGIQVDPNRTRNLLVEEDPASI, from the coding sequence GTGAAGCGCAGCAAGGCCCTCAAGGCCGCGGACCTCAAGGTCGACCGCGACCGCCTGTACGCCCCGCTCGAGGCCATCCGCCTCGCCCGGGAGACCTCCACCTCCAAGTTCGACGCGACCGTCGAGGTTGCCATGCGTCTGGGTGTCGACCCGCGCAAGGCCGACCAGATGGTCCGCAGCACCGTCAACCTGCCGCACGGCACCGGTAAGACCGCCCGGGTCCTGGTCTTCGCGACCGGCGAGCGTGCAGCGGCTGCGGAGGCTGCGGGTGCCGACATCGTCGGCTCCGACGAGCTCATCGACGAGGTTGCCAAGGGTCGCCTGGACTTCGACGCCGTCGTCGCCACCCCGGACCTCATGGGCAAGGTCGGCCGCCTGGGCCGCGTGCTCGGTCCCCGTGGTCTGATGCCGAACCCGAAGACCGGCACCGTCACCCCGGACGTGGCGAAGGCTGTCACGGACATCAAGGGCGGCAAGATCGAGTTCCGCGTGGACAAGCACTCGAACCTGCACTTCATCATCGGTAAGGCCTCCTTCACCGATGAGCAGCTGGTCGAGAACTACGCCGCGGCGCTGGACGAGGTCCTGCGGGCCAAGCCGTCCGCCGCCAAGGGTCGCTACATCAAGAAGACCGCGATCTCCACCACGATCGGCCCCGGCATCCAGGTCGACCCGAACCGCACCCGCAACCTCCTCGTCGAGGAGGACCCGGCGTCGATCTGA
- the secE gene encoding preprotein translocase subunit SecE, producing MTETTGSTATPESGNPEGAEDAVDAAEGTATEGGKALSRRERKRANRESGDGKTPGKRAKAGLFARIGLYYRQIIAELRKVVWPTKSELMNYTSVVVVFVAVMIGLVATLDWGFAKASFWIFG from the coding sequence GTGACGGAGACCACGGGCTCCACCGCAACGCCTGAGAGCGGCAACCCCGAGGGTGCCGAGGACGCGGTCGACGCCGCCGAGGGCACTGCGACTGAGGGTGGCAAGGCTCTCTCGCGCCGTGAGCGTAAGCGTGCGAACCGCGAGAGCGGCGATGGCAAGACGCCCGGCAAGCGCGCCAAGGCGGGTCTGTTCGCCCGGATCGGGCTGTACTACCGCCAGATCATCGCCGAGCTGCGCAAGGTCGTCTGGCCGACCAAGAGCGAGCTGATGAACTACACCAGCGTCGTGGTGGTCTTCGTGGCCGTCATGATCGGCCTGGTCGCCACCCTCGACTGGGGCTTCGCCAAGGCCAGCTTCTGGATCTTCGGCTGA
- the rplK gene encoding 50S ribosomal protein L11, with protein sequence MPPKKKKVTGLIKLQINAGAANPAPPVGPALGQHGVNIMEFCKAYNAATESQRGMVVPVEITVYEDRTFTFITKTPPAARLILKAAGVEKGSGEPHKTKVAKLTSAQVREIATTKLPDLNANDLDAAEKIIAGTARSMGITVEG encoded by the coding sequence ATGCCTCCCAAGAAGAAGAAGGTCACGGGGCTTATCAAGCTCCAGATCAACGCCGGTGCGGCCAACCCGGCCCCGCCGGTCGGCCCCGCGCTGGGTCAGCACGGCGTCAACATCATGGAGTTCTGCAAGGCCTACAACGCCGCGACCGAGTCGCAGCGTGGCATGGTCGTGCCGGTGGAGATCACGGTCTACGAAGACCGCACCTTCACCTTCATCACCAAGACCCCGCCGGCCGCGCGCCTCATCCTGAAGGCCGCGGGCGTCGAGAAGGGCTCCGGCGAGCCGCACAAGACCAAGGTCGCCAAGCTGACCTCGGCCCAGGTGCGCGAGATCGCCACCACCAAGCTCCCCGACCTGAACGCCAACGACCTGGACGCCGCGGAGAAGATCATCGCGGGTACCGCTCGGTCCATGGGCATCACCGTCGAGGGCTGA
- the rplL gene encoding 50S ribosomal protein L7/L12 produces the protein MAKLSQDDLLAQFEEMTLIELSEFVKAFEEKFDVTAAAPVAIAAAGVPGAAAEAVEEQDEFDVILDGAGDKKIQVIKEVRTLTSLGLKEAKDLVDTAGAKVLEKVAKDVAEKAKATLEAAGAKVTVK, from the coding sequence ATGGCGAAGCTGTCCCAGGACGACCTGCTCGCGCAGTTCGAGGAGATGACCCTCATCGAGCTCTCCGAGTTCGTGAAGGCCTTCGAGGAGAAGTTCGACGTCACCGCTGCCGCCCCGGTTGCGATCGCCGCCGCCGGCGTTCCCGGTGCTGCCGCTGAGGCCGTCGAGGAGCAGGACGAGTTCGACGTCATCCTCGATGGTGCCGGCGACAAGAAGATCCAGGTCATCAAGGAGGTGCGCACCCTGACCTCCCTCGGCCTGAAGGAGGCCAAGGACCTCGTTGACACCGCCGGCGCCAAGGTGCTGGAGAAGGTCGCGAAGGACGTTGCCGAGAAGGCCAAGGCGACCCTCGAGGCCGCTGGCGCCAAGGTCACCGTCAAGTGA
- a CDS encoding hydrolase, translating into MSPDSASPDGPHPGQPGSGPPGSGSSGQGPAGSGPPRPGAAGGGGSGSGAGNPLGHGPVLLLSGARLADGRVVDVRISGDRIQAVGTAGSLGPLPQSALPVGAACGGEPTVAAGARIDLTGYLLLPAPAEPHAHHDTAFTGAVTGGADPRPASPPVSDGPGVAVPAAEDWGIVRRVTEAALTSLGYGATAQRTHVRIGDVHGLRRLEAVLTARQALRGLAELQAVAVPRLLTGLAGAEGRAQLREALRLGADAVGGCPELDPDPAGYVQTVVAAAVDFDCPVDLHLRGGDPAQLARLAALLAPLRPRVAVGPCDLLATGTGASLRAAGLRVVCLPQNGSCCAVDGPPGGLRPSLVGELMAERIPLAAGSGSLRDAANPVGRADPLEAAYLLAAGGALSVSAAYEAISGQARQLMGLPPVRVDAGFPAELLAVRGDSLAGALSGGHSRLVVHSGRVVSRTSAVREFADTVALALPRQSGHH; encoded by the coding sequence ATGAGCCCGGACAGCGCATCCCCCGACGGACCGCACCCCGGCCAGCCCGGCTCAGGACCGCCCGGCTCAGGGTCGTCCGGCCAAGGGCCCGCGGGCTCAGGGCCGCCCCGCCCGGGCGCCGCGGGCGGGGGCGGCTCGGGCAGCGGCGCCGGCAATCCGCTCGGCCACGGCCCGGTCCTGCTGCTCAGCGGCGCCCGGCTGGCCGACGGGCGGGTGGTGGACGTACGGATCAGCGGCGACCGGATCCAGGCCGTCGGCACCGCCGGGAGCCTGGGCCCGCTGCCGCAGTCGGCCCTGCCCGTCGGCGCGGCCTGCGGCGGCGAGCCGACCGTCGCGGCCGGCGCCCGGATCGACCTGACGGGCTATCTGCTGCTGCCCGCCCCCGCCGAGCCGCACGCCCACCACGACACCGCCTTCACCGGTGCGGTGACCGGCGGCGCCGACCCGCGGCCCGCCTCACCCCCAGTCAGCGACGGCCCCGGCGTCGCGGTGCCCGCGGCCGAGGACTGGGGGATCGTCCGCCGGGTCACCGAGGCCGCGCTCACCTCACTCGGCTACGGCGCCACCGCCCAGCGCACCCACGTGCGGATCGGCGACGTGCACGGGTTGCGCCGGCTCGAGGCGGTCCTCACCGCACGTCAAGCGCTGCGCGGGCTGGCCGAGTTGCAGGCGGTGGCGGTACCCCGGCTGCTCACCGGCCTGGCCGGCGCCGAGGGGCGGGCCCAGCTGCGCGAGGCGCTGCGGCTGGGCGCGGACGCGGTGGGCGGCTGCCCCGAGCTGGACCCGGACCCGGCCGGCTACGTGCAGACCGTGGTGGCCGCGGCGGTGGACTTCGACTGCCCCGTCGACCTGCACCTGCGCGGCGGCGACCCGGCCCAGCTGGCCCGGCTGGCCGCGCTGCTGGCGCCGCTGCGACCGCGGGTCGCGGTGGGCCCGTGCGACCTGCTCGCCACCGGCACAGGCGCGAGCCTGCGGGCGGCCGGGCTGCGGGTGGTCTGCCTGCCGCAGAACGGCTCCTGCTGCGCCGTCGACGGTCCGCCCGGCGGCCTGCGCCCGTCCTTGGTAGGCGAGTTGATGGCGGAGCGGATCCCACTGGCGGCGGGCAGCGGGTCGCTGCGGGACGCGGCCAACCCGGTCGGGCGAGCCGATCCGCTGGAGGCCGCCTACCTGTTGGCGGCCGGCGGGGCGCTGAGCGTGAGCGCCGCCTACGAGGCGATCAGCGGGCAGGCCAGGCAGCTGATGGGACTTCCCCCGGTGCGGGTGGACGCCGGGTTCCCGGCCGAGCTGCTCGCGGTGCGCGGGGACAGCCTGGCGGGCGCGCTCTCCGGCGGACACAGCCGCCTGGTGGTGCACAGCGGCCGGGTGGTCTCCCGCACCAGCGCGGTGCGGGAGTTCGCGGACACCGTGGCCCTGGCGCTACCGCGGCAGAGCGGGCACCACTAG
- a CDS encoding pyridoxal phosphate-dependent aminotransferase, with amino-acid sequence MSASTSANVRAADRRVSARVGAIAESATLAVDAKAKALKAAGRPVIGFGAGEPDFPTPDYIVEAAVEACRDPKNHRYTPAGGLPELKAAIAAKTLRDSGYQVEASQVLVTNGGKQAIYEAFAAILDPGDEVIVPAPYWTTYPESIQLAGGVPVEVVADETTDYKVSVAQLEAARTENTKVVLFVSPSNPTGSVYSQAEAEEIGRWALAHGLWVLTDEIYQHLVYGDATFTSLPALLPELADKCIVVNGVAKTYAMTGWRVGWLIAPKDVVAAATNLQSHATSNVSNVAQRAALAAVSGDLKAVEEMKVAFDRRRQTIVRMLNEIEGVICPEPLGAFYVYPSVKGLLGKEIRGKRPQSSAELATLILDEVEVAVVPGEAFGTPGYLRLSYALGDADLAEGVSRMQKLLGEARD; translated from the coding sequence ATGAGCGCTTCCACCTCCGCCAACGTCCGCGCCGCCGACCGCCGGGTCTCCGCCCGGGTCGGCGCCATCGCCGAGTCCGCCACCCTCGCCGTCGATGCCAAGGCCAAGGCCCTCAAGGCGGCCGGCCGCCCGGTGATCGGTTTCGGGGCGGGCGAGCCCGACTTCCCGACCCCGGACTACATCGTCGAGGCCGCGGTCGAGGCCTGCCGCGACCCGAAGAACCACCGGTACACCCCCGCCGGCGGCCTGCCCGAGCTCAAGGCGGCCATCGCGGCGAAGACCCTGCGCGACTCCGGCTACCAGGTCGAGGCCTCCCAGGTGCTGGTGACCAACGGTGGCAAGCAGGCCATCTACGAGGCCTTCGCGGCCATCCTGGACCCGGGTGACGAGGTCATCGTCCCGGCCCCGTACTGGACCACCTACCCCGAGTCGATCCAGCTGGCCGGCGGCGTGCCGGTCGAGGTGGTGGCCGACGAGACCACCGACTACAAGGTCTCGGTGGCGCAGCTGGAGGCCGCCCGGACCGAGAACACCAAGGTGGTGCTCTTCGTCTCGCCGTCCAACCCGACCGGCTCCGTCTACAGCCAGGCCGAGGCCGAGGAGATCGGCCGCTGGGCCCTCGCGCACGGCCTGTGGGTGCTCACCGACGAGATCTACCAGCACCTGGTCTACGGCGACGCGACCTTCACCTCGCTGCCCGCACTGCTGCCGGAGCTGGCCGACAAGTGCATCGTGGTCAACGGTGTTGCCAAGACCTACGCCATGACCGGCTGGCGGGTGGGCTGGCTGATCGCCCCCAAGGACGTGGTGGCCGCCGCGACCAACCTGCAGTCGCACGCCACCTCCAACGTGAGCAACGTGGCCCAGCGCGCCGCGCTGGCCGCGGTGAGCGGTGACCTGAAGGCCGTCGAGGAGATGAAGGTCGCCTTCGACCGGCGCCGGCAGACCATCGTGCGGATGCTGAACGAGATCGAGGGCGTGATCTGCCCCGAGCCGCTGGGCGCGTTCTACGTCTACCCGTCGGTCAAGGGGCTGCTGGGCAAGGAGATCCGCGGCAAGCGGCCGCAGAGCTCCGCCGAGCTCGCCACGCTGATCCTGGACGAGGTCGAGGTCGCCGTGGTTCCGGGCGAGGCCTTCGGCACCCCCGGTTACCTGCGCCTGTCCTACGCGCTGGGCGACGCCGACCTGGCCGAGGGCGTCAGCCGGATGCAGAAGCTGCTGGGCGAGGCGCGGGACTAA
- a CDS encoding MaoC family dehydratase N-terminal domain-containing protein: MALDASFIGRTYPPTEVYEVGREKIREFARAIGDANPVYTDQEAAKALGHPDVLAPPTFSFTLSYTAAAQVVQDPELGLDFSRVVHGDQKFLYSRPLRAGDRVRVLISIDNIKSLAGNDVLTVRGEIVDESGEHVVTSIMTLVARAADEAAGE, from the coding sequence ATGGCGCTCGACGCTTCCTTCATCGGGCGGACCTACCCGCCCACCGAGGTGTACGAGGTGGGCCGGGAGAAGATCCGGGAGTTCGCCCGCGCGATCGGCGACGCGAACCCGGTGTACACGGACCAGGAGGCGGCCAAGGCGCTGGGCCACCCGGACGTCCTGGCACCGCCGACCTTCTCGTTCACCCTCAGCTACACGGCCGCCGCGCAGGTGGTGCAGGACCCCGAGCTGGGGCTGGACTTCTCCCGGGTGGTGCACGGCGACCAGAAGTTCCTCTACAGCCGCCCGCTGCGGGCCGGTGACCGGGTGCGCGTGCTGATCAGCATCGACAACATCAAGTCGCTGGCCGGCAACGACGTGCTGACCGTGCGCGGCGAGATCGTGGACGAGAGCGGTGAGCACGTGGTGACGTCCATCATGACCCTGGTCGCCCGGGCGGCCGACGAAGCAGCGGGGGAGTAG
- a CDS encoding MaoC family dehydratase produces MAVSFDEVEVGTELPAQSFPVSRATLVRYAGASLDFNPIHWNERFAREVGLPDVIAHGMFTMAEAVRVVTDWTGDPASLVEYGVRFTRPVVVPDDENGAVIEVTAKVAQLLEDRRVRVDLLVTSVGQKVLGMSRAVVQLS; encoded by the coding sequence ATGGCTGTCAGCTTCGACGAGGTCGAGGTCGGGACCGAACTGCCCGCCCAGTCCTTCCCGGTGAGCCGCGCCACACTGGTGCGCTACGCCGGCGCCTCGCTGGACTTCAACCCGATCCACTGGAACGAGAGGTTCGCCCGCGAGGTCGGGCTGCCCGACGTGATCGCGCACGGCATGTTCACCATGGCCGAGGCGGTCCGGGTGGTCACCGACTGGACCGGAGACCCGGCCTCGCTGGTGGAGTACGGCGTGCGGTTCACCCGGCCCGTGGTGGTGCCGGACGACGAGAACGGTGCCGTGATCGAGGTCACCGCCAAGGTGGCGCAGCTGCTCGAGGACCGTCGGGTGCGGGTGGACCTGCTGGTCACCAGTGTCGGCCAGAAGGTGCTCGGGATGTCCCGCGCCGTGGTCCAGCTGAGCTGA
- a CDS encoding adenosine deaminase, whose product MEQRDIRALPKAHLHLHFTGSMRPATLLELADKHRVRLPEALSSGNPPKLRATDERGWFRFQRLYDTARSVLRDEADIRRLVHETAEDEVTDGSRWLEIQVDPTSYAPRLGGLIPALELILDAVREASAATGVGIRVLVAANRMKSEMDARMLARLAVRYSEQGVVGFGLSNDERRGLARDFDRAFAIARKGDLLAAPHGGELAGADSVRDCLDDLGAGRIGHGVRAAEDPRLVQRLADRQITCEVCPASNVALGVYEQAAAVPLRALFEAGVPLALGADDPLLFGSRLAAQYELARTVHGFSDQELAELARQSIRGSRAPEGVRKELLGEIDGWLTSPPA is encoded by the coding sequence ATGGAACAGCGAGACATCAGGGCGCTGCCGAAGGCCCATCTCCACCTGCACTTCACCGGTTCGATGCGTCCGGCCACGCTGCTGGAGCTCGCCGACAAACACCGGGTCCGGCTGCCCGAGGCACTCAGTTCTGGCAACCCGCCCAAGTTGCGGGCCACCGACGAGCGCGGCTGGTTCCGCTTCCAGCGCCTCTACGACACCGCCCGCTCGGTGCTGCGTGACGAGGCGGACATTCGCCGCCTGGTCCACGAGACCGCCGAGGACGAGGTGACGGACGGCTCGCGCTGGCTGGAGATCCAGGTCGATCCGACCTCCTACGCCCCGCGCCTGGGCGGCCTGATCCCGGCCCTGGAGCTGATCCTGGACGCCGTGCGCGAGGCCTCGGCCGCGACCGGCGTGGGGATCCGGGTCCTGGTCGCGGCGAACCGGATGAAGTCGGAGATGGACGCCCGGATGCTGGCCCGGCTCGCGGTGCGCTACAGCGAACAGGGCGTGGTCGGGTTCGGCCTCTCCAACGACGAGCGGCGCGGGCTGGCCAGGGACTTCGACCGGGCCTTCGCGATCGCCCGCAAGGGCGACCTGCTGGCCGCCCCGCACGGTGGCGAGCTGGCCGGGGCCGACTCGGTGCGCGACTGCCTGGACGACCTGGGCGCGGGCCGGATCGGCCACGGGGTGCGGGCCGCCGAGGACCCGCGGCTGGTCCAGCGGCTGGCCGACCGGCAGATCACCTGCGAGGTCTGCCCGGCCTCCAACGTGGCACTCGGCGTCTACGAGCAGGCGGCCGCGGTGCCGCTGCGGGCCCTGTTCGAGGCCGGGGTCCCGCTCGCGCTGGGCGCCGACGACCCGCTGCTCTTCGGCTCCCGGCTGGCGGCCCAGTACGAGCTGGCGCGCACCGTGCACGGCTTCTCGGACCAGGAGCTGGCCGAGCTGGCCCGCCAGTCGATCCGCGGCTCGCGGGCGCCGGAGGGCGTGCGCAAGGAGCTGCTGGGCGAGATCGACGGCTGGCTGACATCGCCACCTGCCTGA